ATTGAGTCATTGGTACGTTTGGAGGACAACCTCCAGAGGAGTAGTAATTCACCAAAACATGATTACTGGCTGAAGCGTAAAGGCGATGACGGAGTGGATTATTGGAAACCTGACAGAGAGACTGCCCTTGCGAGGCGTATTGCTAACTGGCTGGAAATCGATTTGCCAAAGGCATTAGGGATAACAATACAGGTAGAAGTTCAATTGCAGATTGATGAGCGAACGGACATTGAAGTTAAGGCAGTCGGTATCGGAAATAATGAGATGCGCCCCCTAGAGCTTACTATCGAGGTAAAGGGGTGCTGGCACAGTGAGGTAACGATAGCTCATAAGACTCAATTAGTAGATCGATATCTAAAAAACTCTGGGCGTACTCACGGCATCTACCTTGTTGTCTGGACTCTGTGTGATAGATGGAATGATTCACGGGGATCGGACGCATGTCGAATGGCATCTAAAACTCTGGATGAAGCGAGAGCGGAATTAAAAAGGCAGACAAGCGAGATAACGATGCCTCATGTAATTGCGCCGTTTCTGCTTGATGCGACAATTTAATGTTCTCGGTGCAACCAGTTGCAAAATGTATACCACATAAATAGAGAGAGGGTAGGAACGGGAGGAAGAGATGGAAAGGAAAGTAGAAGATGCTGCTGCCTGATGAGTTTTTACTGCCTGAAAGACATAACCTTCTTTCCGTCTTAAGGCAGGCGGGAGTTGCGCATGGTCTTCGGCCTGAGCGTTACGATAAAGCAAAGCTTTTTATTACACTGATTAACTGGTTTGGGTTTTCACGGTTCTACTCAAATGAAGAGCACAACCCATGGATTCAGCTAAAGTCTACGTTTCTAAGAAGGCTTATGGGGGGCGCTTATCCCGTTTTGATCCGTGATATGTTGGAAAGTGCAGGGGTTATAGAGGTTGACCATTCTTATCAGCAGGGCAGAAGGTCGAAGAGCTATAGGCTCTCGGAGCGATTTGCAGGGCGCAGGCTGGTTATGCCCCCTATGCCGCATGGTATGCGGGAAAGAATTAGGCAGCTTAACGCAGAATTCGAGAGGTCGAATCCTCTAAACGAAATACAACAGGCGATCAGAGATAACATACAGCGATTTTCCTTAGATAATTCAGTCTCCCTCTACCTGATGGGCTTTGACGGACACCGGTTTTCGCATCGTGAAATATGCCGTTGCTTTATTGAAGAGCGGCCATCGTTTTTTAAGGTCAGCAATAGGAGTGGCCGTTGCTTCCACGTGCTTACGAGCATGCCCAAGCAAATGAAACGGTATTTACGTATTGATAATGAGTTGGCTGTAGAGATTGACATCCCATCGGCTCAGCCCTTATTGGCTGCAACATTGTACGATGTACGTGACGTTGAGCACGTTGTCGAAAGGCGACATTATCTGTCGTTCGTCGCCTCTGGATTCTATGAAAGCCTGAGGGATGCGGCTAGGGTTGACTGGCCTAGGGATGTAGTGAAAAGGCATTGCTATAGTACAATTTTCTTCGCATCGGATTGGCCTGTTGGCGACCTATGGAATGCTTTTAGGGCGCAATTTCCTATTTTAGCTCGATTGATTGCTACTCGAATTAGAAATCACACAGGTTCAGAGGGTGGGAATTCGGGATTAGCTATCTACTTGCAGAGCATGGAATCCAGAATCGTTGTCGATACGGTTGCTGCGCAACTATACCGGGATGGCATCGTTTTTGCAACAGTTCATGATTCCATTATTTGTAAAGCTTCTGATGGAGAATGGGTACTTGAATTGATGTCTAACTCAGTTAGGCAAGCTCTTGGTGAGTGCGTTGAGCTTCCTTGGCGAATCGAGGAATTGCATGTTTAACTTTGGGAATGGTATTGGACAGACAGCTAAGGCAGGGTCTACCATGAGCAATGTTTCTATTTAGTTTCCATGGCAAAGCGAGAGCAGTTCAAGTCCTTCAATGAAATTGACCAACCTGATGGCCGCTGGAGTATCTTCGTCATCTGCAACGAGCACACAGGAGAGGAACGCCGCTACTCCCATCGAGAGCACTACGACGCAATTCAGGAGATTGAGATTAAAGACTCAGTGCCAACGGCTGTGTATCATCATTTTCTGACAGCAAAACACCTCTTGCTGTATGCGTGGCAGTGCTATCGCTTTACACCTGTTGCAAGTATGCAGGCATATAGCGCGGTTGAAATGGCCCTCAGGAAGAAATGCGAGATTGAGAACATACCGATTCCCAAGTGGAGGGGATTAAAACAGCTACTGGAATTAGCAGAAGAGAAAGGCTGGATCAGTAACCATCGGTTCCATATCTACAATCGCCAAGTGACAGAGCATTTGCGCGCAAAGTCCCAAGGAATCCGAAGCAACAGGCCAAAAGATTACTTGGGAGTCATCAAGGGAGGTATTCCTCGCATGAGAAATGCATACGCCCATGGCTCAACTTCGCTAGATAACTCTATGATTGAAGTCATCACCTGCGGAGAGATCATCAATCAGCTTTTTTAGACTCAATTGATACAAAAAAACGCTACATTTAGATTGTATCATTCTTATCAATCATAGATAAACAAAGGGATGAGGGCATTTTGGTTACATTCCCGCCACCTCCACTTTGAGAGACACTCGGATTTTTTCATTTCCGACAAACCCATCTCCTTTCGTTTTGGGAAGCTTTGATGTCGAACCCATGCATTGTGGACTTTTGGCCGCATACAAGACGGTTTGAGTGGCGGCATTAAGGGGACTAATAATGGATGATTGGCTTTTGTATTTATTGTATTCACCTGCCTACGTGGTAATTAATTATATTTACCATTGTCATTTTTATGAGTTTTCTCCGCCCCGCCATGATCTCTAAGTTCTTATCATATGTAGCTGTTACTTGGTTCTTGAGCTGTTTGTCAGTTCATGCTGAATGGGCTCGGATAAACCAGTCTCAGTTTCTGAACTCTGATCTAAACGAAATTACCCATGGTGGAGAGCAGTGGGTTGGCGTTGGTGAGCGCGGAATGATCGCTTTGTACGACGGAATCGGTTGGAATGAATTGGATCCGGTGACAGATCACGACCTGAACGCGGTTGCATACAGCGACTCCCGCTTCATAGCGGTCGGCGACAACGGATTGATTCTCCACTCTCAAGATGGCTCGACTACCCAGTGGAGTGTGGCTTCATCCAACACGCTTGAAAATCTCGTAAGCGTTCAGTATCTGAATGGCCAGTGGGTTGTCTTGGGGGATCAGGGGCAGCTAGTCACCTCTCCTGATGGTGTATCCTGGGATGTTGCATACCCTGGATCGAGCTCTTCATCCGATCGGTTTAGATGTATTACTTACTTCGATGGTGAGTATATCGCACTGTCTTCACCTAGGCTCTGGAGGTCGTCTGACTTGGTCACATGGACAGAAGACTCGGTCGATACGCATGTAAGTTATCCAATCGGAATTGAGGTATTGAATGGAAGTCTTGTTGTTTGGGGAGCTTACATGATGATCGCGAGTTCTGCGGACAGCTACCTGTGGGTTCAGGAGGTGCGGCCAGAGCAGAGTGATCATTACATCACAGATATTATCTACACAAGCGGGATGTACTTTGCCACGACATCAGATCGTTTTCAAAAAGAAAACGGGACAATTTTCTACTCTAGCGATCTGACAAGTTGGGCTAGGGCGGACGGTTCCGGGCGTCACCATATCGCGATGGATGGCAGTGTATTCTTTGCCGACGCAGGAAAGTTAGCCGAGATGTCCACGGATGGTATTCACTGGAGTGAGGGAAAGTCTGTCTGGGAGAATCATGCCGTCTTCTCCAATGGACAGTTTTACACAGTTGACAGGAGCTTTCTGTATTCCTCTCAAGACGGCATCAACTGGGCGCGATCAAGTTTGCCCGATGGTGTAAGTGGAGAGGGACTTTTTGAAGCGAATGGGGTATTTATCACTGCTTCTGACGGAAAAGTATCCAAGTCAACTAACCTCCAAAACTGGCAAACAGTATCCACGACTTACTCTAAGATCGGGAAGGACTTTTTGTATGCCTTTGGCAAGTATTACGCCATTGGTAACGATTTATTCGGCGTAAGGGTTGTACTAAAATCCACCGACGCTCTCAGTTGGTCTACGATTGGTCCAGAGTATAATCTTTCGAGTGAGGGAGGCTCTATCGCATATGGTAATGGAAGACTGGTTATTCTGGAGGATGCGATGAATGCTATGTCTATTAAAATATCCACGAACGGCCAAACTCCAACCATGTATAATCTCTTTGATCAGCCAGGTGCTTCAGGAGTCGCATTTGGTAACGGGGTTTTTGTGGCTGTTTCTGACTATGCAGATTATGAAATCAGGACATCGACCGATGGGCTCAACTGGACTGTTCGGCAGGCACCTAGTAAGTTGTTGGGAGGATTGCATGAGATCTGTTACGTGGGGGGGCGATTCATAGCCCGAGGTGACTCACAAATGCTTAGCTCTACTGATGGTGTGCAGTGGAAGACGCTATCGGTTGAGATATGGGAAGCTGACTATCAATATAGGCTCGACACACGCCAAGCCGCATATGGCAATGGCGTCTGGTTCGCGCCGGGAGGCTACGCAGTCGTCACTTCCGATTTCAACGACTATCAGGTGGTGGGATCTGTGTCAGATCAAGAGTTCGTTGAGGTTCAGTACCTTCACGGTGCCTTCTGGGCATTGGCGCAGAGAGCAGGTAATATTAGCGGCGGTACCATATGGCGGTCTACAGATGGAGCGCACTGGACTGTTGTACAGCGTACTCTGTTCTACCCCAGCCAGCTTATTGGTTACGGAGAGGGGGTCTTTGTTATTGATGACACTTTTGGTAACGTGGCTTTCTCTGTGGATTCGCTTGATTGGGTGACATACGATTCTGAGCTGTCCCGAACTCGGACGCTCGCAGTAGTTGGAAATACTATGTACGCTGGCCAACAACGCGGCCTGTACAAATCTGTGGACGGCGTCTCTTGGAGCCGGATTGAGGCAATCCCAGACGATGATGTTCTGCTCATCGTGACTTCGCCCCTCGGCATCACTCTTGTTTTGGATGACGACTACAGAACAAGTATCTATCATTCCAATGATGGTACTGTCTGGACGCTAGCCTACTATTCGGGTCCAACAGGCGATCTCGATCTGGTCGATTTGCTATATGATGGATCCAAGCTGGTCGCATGCAATCGTTCAGGCTACATTTTGCAATCCAGCGACGGTGTTACGTGGGTTCAGCAAGCTACCCCATCGAATATCCCGATGGCCCGTTCCACCGTGACGGACAATCTGATTTATACGCTGCATGATAACGGTATTTACGTATCAACTAAGGATGTACCTTACCTGTTTGGATTAATGCCGACAGTGGGAAAAATCTCCTCTGTTGCACATGGCAATGGGGTGAGCGTAGCAGTTGGTGTCGATGGGGGCATATACAGGCAAGTGCGCGAGCCAGTCAGTAACGCACCCGCGAGTATCACCGTATCGAATGTTGGCGCCCGATATCTCGAGGTGTCATGGTCCGATCCTCAAGAGGCCCCAGCGGGCTATGTCCTTTTTTACAAAAAGAAAGATGCGGAGGAGTGGAAGCAGCATTCCTACCTTTCTGGGGACACCGATTCAGTGGTCATCGAAGGGCTTGAGCCAGCGGAAGAGTATCAGTTTCGCATGCGTAGAATTGCATATGATGCGACACTGTCCTTTGTAGACATGGTTGGCCCTTTTCCGCAGACGCTGACTTCTCGACAGGAATGGCGCCGGGGTTACTTCAATGGTATCGAAAATTCGGGCGATGGGGCTGATAACAATGATTTCGATAACGACGGACTGGAGAACATCGTTGAGTATGCTTTCGGAACCAATCCATGCATGGCGAATGTACTTCCAATTGAGTATGGGGTCGGTCCTAGTACCTCGATGTCGAACTACAACCGAATCACAGTTAAGTATCCGACAGATTCTCTACGCACGGACATTAAACGATCCCTGCAGTACTCCAAGGACCTAATCAATTGGTCTAGCTCAGGCTTCAGCTGGGTGGGTACAGAGCCGCTCGACGACACTACGAGTTTAGTCACGTCTTCGTTAACCACTAACAGTGAATGTGTATACATTCGATTTTCAGTAACCGATAATTGATAGTGTTTGAGCTGAAGGTGTCGACCGCATCGTTAAATACCCAAAAAAACGTCGGTTTGGCAGGTGCATCAGCCTGTGTCAGGGGTGAGGACTGGGGCAGTGCCCGAGCAGTATGTCCACAGTACGAAACTACGTGTGCGATTCAATGACCTTAACTGAGTCTTGGTCCGAAAAAATAGATTCGCGGGGTGCTGTTAATGAATGAGTTAAGCAGGCGGAGTGAAATCCCGCCTCCTTCACTTTTTATTTGTCCTAAATGGCTAATATTACGCAATTTGCGTAAACGGCTGGTGTCCGTGTGGATGGATATGCCTTTCACGGGTTTCAAGTCGCTAAGCATTGGTAGCCTATCCAGAAAGGATATTGTTAACATCCCCGCCGCTTTATCCAGAGTAGGTGCCGAGCCCTTTGCAGTCACCGCTTTTAATCGGCCAGGCGGATAAGTTCATCTCGGTCGAGAATACTGATGTCTTTGCCGTTCATCTGGATGATACCGGCCTCAGTGAGGCGGGCGAAGACGCGCGAAAGCGTTTCCGGGGAGGTGCCGAGGAGGTTGGCCAACTGTCCTTTGGGCAGGCGCAGCGTCACCCGCTCGGGATGCTTCTGGTTTTCCGTCAGATAGATCAGATGGGAGGCCAGGCGGGCAGGAACCTCCTTTAGCGCGAGGCTTTCGATCTGCTTGGTGAAGCGGCGCAGCTTCTGCGCGAGATTTGCCAGCATATTCAGAGAGAGAGTGGGGTGGCGGGAAATCGTCTCTGCCAGCTCCGCCCGTGGGAAATAGAGCAAACGCGAAGTCTGGGTCGCGCTGGCCGAGGCCGGGTACGGAGCTCCATGAAAGACCGGAACCTCCGCGAAGGACTCCACCGGTCCGCACACATGCAGGATGATTTCTTTTCCCTCGGCGTTGCTTTTGAAGATTTTCACCTGACCCTGCGCCACGAGGTAAAAACCCTGCGCGGGTGTTCCCTCGACGAAGATCAATTCACCGCGGGCCACCTTCTTCTCCGAGCAGATTCCGGCCAACGAGGAGATATCCTGCTCGCCCAGCCCTTGGAACAAGCTGCACTGGGAAATAATGGCTTCGTATTCACTCATGATCGTTCGGGAAAAGCTGTGGGGACAGTAGAGGGGGTACTTGGGGCGAGACGATGGAATTTTTCTGAAAAAAGGATCGGTTTTTGACCTGCGTCAAGGAACTCCAAGGCGGGTTTTGCTAAAATCGTGGAAAATCGACCACGCGAACTCGGGAAATAGTATGTTTTGTAATCAGTGTGAACAGACCGCCCACGGCATTGCCTGCGACATCGCCGGTGTATGCGGGAAGAACGAAGACGTCGCAGCCCTACAGGACGCGCTCATCCACGCGCTGCAGGGGCTGTCCTACTGGGCACGGGAAGCGCATCGTCTCGACCTGCGCGACGAGCAGATAGATATTCTCGTCCTGAAGGGCGTTTTCACGACCCTGACCAATGTTGACTTCGATCCGGCGCGGCTTTCGGAGCTGATTCGCGAGGTGGTCGCCCGTCGTGAGGCACTGGCCGCACGCGTGGCGGCACACGGCGGAGGCGTCCCGGTCGGTAGCGATTGCCTGGCCTTTGCCCCGGCGGTGGACGACGACGCACTGGTCGATCAGGGAAAAGCGCTCAACCTGATCGAGAGCCTCGACGTTGACCCCGACATCCGCTCGCTCAAACAAATCCTGCTCTACGGGATCAAGGGCATCTGCGCTTACGCCGAGCACGCCAGCAAGTTTGGCCAGTCTGATCCCGTCGTGATCGACTTCATCCACGAGGCCCTGATCGCGCTGGATACAGATGGCGTCTCTCTGGAGGATGGCGTGGCGCTCGCGCTCAAATGTGGTGAGGTCAACCTGCGGGCGATGGAGCTGCTCGACGCGGGTAATACCGGTCACTACGGGCACCCGGTCCCGACACAGGTGCCGCTGGGCCACCGCAAAAACAAGTGCATTCTCATCAGTGGCCACGACCTGAAGAATCTCGAAACGCTCCTGCAGCAGACCGAGGGCAAGGGGATCGACGTGTACACCCACGGCGAGATGCTTCCCTGCCACGGCTACCCGGAACTGAGGAAGTACCCGCACTTTTACGGCCACTACGGGACTGCCTGGCAGAACCAGCGGCTGGAGCTTCCGGCCTTTCCGGGGCCGGTGCTTTTCACGACGAACTGCATCCAGCGCCCCGCCAGCACCTACGCCCAGCGCGTCTTCACCACCGGGCTAGTTGGCTGGCCCGGTGCTCAGCACGTGCCCGAGGACGACTTCTCCGTAGTCGTAGAGATGGCTCTGGAGATGGACGGTTTTACCGACTACTGCGACAAGGGAAGCGTCACCACAGGCTTTGCCCGTAACGCCGTGCTCGGCGTCGCCGATCAGGTCATTGACGCGGTCAAGGCCGGGGCGATCAAGCACTTCTTCCTCGTCGGCGGCTGCGATGGTTCCCGCCCGGGGCGCAACTATTACACCGAGTTCGTCAAGCAGACCCCGAAGGACTCGGTCGTGCTGACCCTGGCCTGCGGTAAATTCCGCTTCTTTAATCAGGACCTGGGCACCATAGGCGGCATTCCGCGCCTGTTGGACATCGGCCAGTGCAACGACGCTTACTCGGCCATCCAGATCGCCGTTGCGCTGAGCGAGGCCTTTGACTGTGGCGTGAACGAGCTGCCGCTGTCGATGATCCTGTCCTGGTACGAGCAGAAGGCCGTTTCTATCCTGCTGACGCTGCTTTATCTGGGGATCAAAAACATTCGCCTGGGGCCGACGCTGCCCGCCTTTATCACGCCCAATGTCCTGAACTATCTGGTCGATGCCTATCAGATCCAGCCAATTACGACACCGGAAGCGGATCTTCAGGCGATCCTCGCCTTGTAAATGTTAGTATCCATAAATAACGACAGTAACCCTTATTCATAACTAATCATGTCCGATCCTATTCAAGAAGAAATCCACGGCCACGCCGTGCTGCAAATGATGAGCGAATCCGAGCGCACCTTCTCCAGGGAGAGCTTGATCGAAACGATTCTAAACACCTTTGGCGAGCAGGCCCGCTTCTACATCTGCTCAGGTGGGGGGATGGACGCCGAGG
This genomic interval from Ruficoccus sp. ZRK36 contains the following:
- the hcp gene encoding hydroxylamine reductase — encoded protein: MFCNQCEQTAHGIACDIAGVCGKNEDVAALQDALIHALQGLSYWAREAHRLDLRDEQIDILVLKGVFTTLTNVDFDPARLSELIREVVARREALAARVAAHGGGVPVGSDCLAFAPAVDDDALVDQGKALNLIESLDVDPDIRSLKQILLYGIKGICAYAEHASKFGQSDPVVIDFIHEALIALDTDGVSLEDGVALALKCGEVNLRAMELLDAGNTGHYGHPVPTQVPLGHRKNKCILISGHDLKNLETLLQQTEGKGIDVYTHGEMLPCHGYPELRKYPHFYGHYGTAWQNQRLELPAFPGPVLFTTNCIQRPASTYAQRVFTTGLVGWPGAQHVPEDDFSVVVEMALEMDGFTDYCDKGSVTTGFARNAVLGVADQVIDAVKAGAIKHFFLVGGCDGSRPGRNYYTEFVKQTPKDSVVLTLACGKFRFFNQDLGTIGGIPRLLDIGQCNDAYSAIQIAVALSEAFDCGVNELPLSMILSWYEQKAVSILLTLLYLGIKNIRLGPTLPAFITPNVLNYLVDAYQIQPITTPEADLQAILAL
- a CDS encoding fibronectin type III domain-containing protein, which codes for MSFLRPAMISKFLSYVAVTWFLSCLSVHAEWARINQSQFLNSDLNEITHGGEQWVGVGERGMIALYDGIGWNELDPVTDHDLNAVAYSDSRFIAVGDNGLILHSQDGSTTQWSVASSNTLENLVSVQYLNGQWVVLGDQGQLVTSPDGVSWDVAYPGSSSSSDRFRCITYFDGEYIALSSPRLWRSSDLVTWTEDSVDTHVSYPIGIEVLNGSLVVWGAYMMIASSADSYLWVQEVRPEQSDHYITDIIYTSGMYFATTSDRFQKENGTIFYSSDLTSWARADGSGRHHIAMDGSVFFADAGKLAEMSTDGIHWSEGKSVWENHAVFSNGQFYTVDRSFLYSSQDGINWARSSLPDGVSGEGLFEANGVFITASDGKVSKSTNLQNWQTVSTTYSKIGKDFLYAFGKYYAIGNDLFGVRVVLKSTDALSWSTIGPEYNLSSEGGSIAYGNGRLVILEDAMNAMSIKISTNGQTPTMYNLFDQPGASGVAFGNGVFVAVSDYADYEIRTSTDGLNWTVRQAPSKLLGGLHEICYVGGRFIARGDSQMLSSTDGVQWKTLSVEIWEADYQYRLDTRQAAYGNGVWFAPGGYAVVTSDFNDYQVVGSVSDQEFVEVQYLHGAFWALAQRAGNISGGTIWRSTDGAHWTVVQRTLFYPSQLIGYGEGVFVIDDTFGNVAFSVDSLDWVTYDSELSRTRTLAVVGNTMYAGQQRGLYKSVDGVSWSRIEAIPDDDVLLIVTSPLGITLVLDDDYRTSIYHSNDGTVWTLAYYSGPTGDLDLVDLLYDGSKLVACNRSGYILQSSDGVTWVQQATPSNIPMARSTVTDNLIYTLHDNGIYVSTKDVPYLFGLMPTVGKISSVAHGNGVSVAVGVDGGIYRQVREPVSNAPASITVSNVGARYLEVSWSDPQEAPAGYVLFYKKKDAEEWKQHSYLSGDTDSVVIEGLEPAEEYQFRMRRIAYDATLSFVDMVGPFPQTLTSRQEWRRGYFNGIENSGDGADNNDFDNDGLENIVEYAFGTNPCMANVLPIEYGVGPSTSMSNYNRITVKYPTDSLRTDIKRSLQYSKDLINWSSSGFSWVGTEPLDDTTSLVTSSLTTNSECVYIRFSVTDN
- a CDS encoding YecH family metal-binding protein, whose product is MSDPIQEEIHGHAVLQMMSESERTFSRESLIETILNTFGEQARFYICSGGGMDAEELVDALIAKRKFQGPADAFQFNPQAMCDH
- a CDS encoding Crp/Fnr family transcriptional regulator, with amino-acid sequence MSEYEAIISQCSLFQGLGEQDISSLAGICSEKKVARGELIFVEGTPAQGFYLVAQGQVKIFKSNAEGKEIILHVCGPVESFAEVPVFHGAPYPASASATQTSRLLYFPRAELAETISRHPTLSLNMLANLAQKLRRFTKQIESLALKEVPARLASHLIYLTENQKHPERVTLRLPKGQLANLLGTSPETLSRVFARLTEAGIIQMNGKDISILDRDELIRLAD